The genomic DNA GGGCAGCTCTGTCAGGTCATCGAAGCCCAGACGCTCTGGGGCGAGACGACCTGCCGCGTATGGCTGCCCGGGCGCGACTCCGTGGTCCGCATCCCAGCATCTCGGCTCAAACCGATTGAGAGTGCTGGCACCACCTCGCCGGAAAACATCGCATACATCGCCGCTGCCGCGCGGGTAGCCGACGCCCTGACCCAGGACGTCCTGCTCGCGCCCATCGAGTCCTCCGTAATCCCGCTGCCGCACCAGATCCGTGCTTTATCCCGCGCCATCGCCAACGACCGGGTGCGCTATCTCCTGGCGGACGAAGTCGGCTTGGGCAAGACCATCGAGGCCGGGCTCATCATGCGGGAACTCAAACTTCGAGGGCTGGTCAAGCGGACGCTGGTCATCGCCCCGAAGGGGCTGGTGAGCCAGTGGGTCAGCGAGATGCGCTTTCATTTCGGGGAGACCTTCCAGCTCGTGCTCCCCGAGGACATCAAGACACTGAAACGGATCGTCCCGGTGACGGGCACGGGAAACGGCGAGAAGGGCAATCACGACCCGGAGGTTCTGCCCGCCAACGCCTGGCAGATGTTCTCCCAGGTGGTCGTGCCGATGGATTCGGTCAAGCCCCTGGACAAGCGCCGCGGCTGGAGCGCGGCTCAGGTGAGCGAGCACAATCGCGAACGGTTCGAGGATCTGATCTCCGCCGGCTGGGACCTGGTCATCGTGGACGAAGCGCACCGACTCGGCGGCGGCACCGACCAAGTGGCCCGCTTCAAACTGGGCCAGGGACTCTCCGAGGCCGCGCCATATTTCCTGATGCTTTCGGCCACCCCGCACCAGGGCAAGACCGACGCCTTTCATCGGCTGGTTTCCCTGATCGACGCCCAGGAGTTCCCGGATATCAGCAGCGTCACCCGCGAGCGGGTCCAGCCGCATGTTATCCGCACCGAGAAACGCCGCGCCATCGATGCCAATGGAAATCCGCTGTTCAAGCCCCGGCACACACAGCTTGCTCCGGTCTCCTGGGAGGAGCGTCACCGCAGTCAACAGCTCCTCTACGAGGCGGTCACGGAATACGTCCGCGAAGGCTACAACCAGGCCATGAGGGAGAAGCGGAGCTACATCGGCTTTCTTATGATCCTGATGCAGCGCCTGGTGGTCTCCAGCACGAGTGCCATCCGCACCACGCTCGAAAGGCGGCTCGAAGCGCTCGCCGCACCCCAGGAACAACTGACCCTGTTCCCGCTCACCTCCGAGGAGGAATGGGCGGACCTGGACGGCCAGGAGCAGATCGACGTGTTGCTTCGCACCCGCCTCAAGGCGCTCAAAAACGAGCGCGCCGAGGTCAAGCTGTTGCTGGAGGCCGCGGCTCGCTGTGAGCAGATCGGACCGGATGCCAAGGCCGAGGCGCTGCTCGACTGGCTCTACCGCCTCCAGTCCGAAGAGGGCGACCCGGAGCTCAAGACGCTGGTGTTTACCGAATTCGTGCCCACCCAGGAGATGCTACGGCGATTCCTGGCCGAGCGCGGTTTCCCGGTCGTCTGCCTGAACGGCTCCATGGACATGGAGGAGCGCAAGCGGGTCCAGGAGGCATTCGCCAAGGAAGCCCGCATCCTAATCTCCACCGAGGCAGGCGGGGAGGGTTTGAACCTCCAGTTTTGCCACGTGGTGATCAACTACGACATCCCCTGGAATCCGATGCGTCTCGAACAGCGGATCGGCCGGGTGGACCGTATCGGGCAGACCCACGCGGTTCGCGCGGTCAACTTCGTCTTCGAGGACTCGGTGGAGCACCGGGTCCGTGAGGTACTGGAGCAGAAACTCGCCGTCATCTTCGAGGAATTCGGCATCGACAAAACCGGCGACGTCCTCGACTCGGCCCAGGCGGGCCACATGTTCGACGAGATGTATGTCGAGGCGATCCTCAATCCCGAAAAGGTAGAGGACTCCGTAGAGAGCGTGGTTGCCCGCCTGCAGGAGCAGGCTCGCGACGCGCGCACGACCGCATCCGTGCTCGGCGCGACCGAGGACCTGGAACCCGGCGAAGCCCAGCGGCTGCTGACCCACCCTTTGCCGCATTGGGTAGAGCGCATGACCGTGAGCTACCTGAAGGCGCATGGCGGGCAGGCCGAGAGGAGAAGCCAAAGCTGGAACCTTACCTGGCCCGACGGCGAGACCTATGAGAATGTGGTCTTCACAGGCAAGGAAGCCGAAAGGCTTCCGGCCGCCCGGCACCTGACCCTGGAAGAACCCAAAGTCCGTGGTCTGGCCATGCGGCTGCCTCGCTTTGCGCCGGGCCAGCCGGTCCCAATTGTATCGATACCGGGTCTCTCCGTGGAGGTCCAGGGAGTCTGGTCCTTGTGGCGAATCGCGATTGCCACCATGGAGTGGAACCGTCGAAGGATTATGCCTCTCTTTTTGGCCGACAACGGCATGGTCTATATGCCGACGGCCAGACACGTGTGGGATCAGCTTCTCGCGGCAAGCACTCAGGTCCGGTCCGTCCTTGACACAGAGGTCTCACACGCAGCCTTCACTAAGTTGCAGAACGCCGCGGAGGAACACGGAAAGCCTATCTACGAAGCGCTCGTGCAAGAGCACCGGGGCCGCATCGCACGCGAGCGCGAGAAGGCCAACTACGCCTTTGCAGCCCGCCGCAGGACCGTCGAGCGGATCGGTCTGCCCCAGGTCCGCAACTATCGACTGAATCTTCTGGCCCAAGAAGAGCGGAGCTTCCAAGAGCAGCTCGATCAGAAGGCCCATGCCTATCCCGAAATGGTGCCGCTGCTTGTGATTCGGGTGGAGGGCGGTGGCCATGAGTAGCTGGCGCGATCAAATCCTGAAGGAATTCACCCCGAAGGTTGCCCGACTCACCTTGGTGGCCGATCCGGACGGACTTCTCCTTGAAGAAGGGATTCTCGAAGGCGTCCGCGAACGTGGATTCGAGCTGATCCCGTTCGAAGACCACATCGCGTTCCGCTACGCCTATGAATCGAAGTTTCGCTCCCGCTGGGACCGCGGCGAGCACACCGACCTCGTTGTCGTATTGCGCTCGCAAGCCAGCGATCTCAGTGGATTGCCATTCGACCTCCTTCAGGCTGGCCGCAGGCTTTCGTTCAACCTCGGTGACATCTTCCCGAATCTCAGCTACCCGGTCGTGACCGCCCTGGATCGCGGGGACCTCGATGCCTTGTATGAGGCGCAAAAGAGACATGCACCCGGCCAATTGGGTGACAACGCCACCAAGGAGTTCGTCCTCCGGCACGTTTTTGAAATTGCGCCCGAGCTGATCAAACAGCCGTCGGACCTCTTGCGGGTGCTGCTCCGCCGTCACTACCGCGGCCAGCGAATACCTGCGGCGCTCGATGAGCGATTCATCGAACTCCTGCGGCAGAACTCTCAATTCGACGAATGGCCGCTGGAGAAGTTGGTGGCGGACCGAGAGGCTTTCTTCACGTTCCTCCAGGAGCGATGGCCGATCTTCCTTGACCGTGAAGCAGCCAAAGGGACGTCCGGCGTTCGTGAGGATGAGAATCCCTACGGTCTTTCCATTGAGGGACCTGTCGAACTACCCTTCGATCACCATGACATCCGGGTCTACATCGACAACCTGTTCGTCGAGGGGTTGCTGCACTCAATTCCACACGAGCATGCGGACACATTGTCCAGAGCTTGGGTAGGCATCGGCGTTCGAACCGCTCCCATGGAGGACAGGTCCCGTCGCTTGGGCAAGCTCATCGACAGCCTGCAGGCATCCATTCCGGCCGAGGACGCGAAGCACACGGACTGGTTCCACTTTGCCCGTGGATGGGCGGAGACGATCCTGTTGGCGAACGAGCAGGCCGAAGCCATTCCCGAACCGACAGGCGAACGCATCAAGAACTTGCAGGCGCAAGTGGATGCCGGTTTCGCAGGTTGGCTCTTGAAGCGATATGCAGGCCTGATCAACCTGCCACCCGTACCGCCGGTGATGCTGCATCACCTCCCGCGCTTTCTTGCCCGCCAAATGGGAGAGGACCGCAACTCCAAGATCGCACTGATCGTGGTGGACGGCCTGGCCATGGATCAGTGGTTGGTGATCCGTGGCGCGCTCGCGTCAAAGAAGCCCGGCTTCCGGTTCTGTGACCAGGCTGTCTTTGCGTGGATTCCAACACTTACTTCCGTTTCGCGTCAGGCTGCCTTTGCAGGGAAGCCACCCATTTACTTCCCGAACAGCATCTATACCACAGACAAAGAACCGGCGCTGTGGATACAATTCTGGGTGGACCGAGGGCTCACGCCAAACGAGGTCGTCTACATCAAGGGGCTGGGCGATGGCGGTCTGGAAGCCGTTTCCGAAGCGCTTTCTCATCCTAAGGCAAGGGTCGCCGGAATGGTCGTGGACAAGGTCGACAAGATCATGCACGGGATGGAAATGGGCACCGCCGGGATGCACAACCAGGTGGGCCAGTGGGTCAAGCAGCCGTACCTGAACACACTCCTAGATCTGCTCTTGGATCGGGGCTTCCGTGTCTATTTGACTTCAGATCACGGCAACATCGAGGCGGAAGGCTGTGGCCGTCCGGCGGAGGGGGCTGTTGCAGACCTGCGCGGTGAACGCGTCCGAGTTTATCCCGATGTGGCCCTCCGCCGCAAGGTAAAGGAACAGTTTCCAAGCGCACTGGAATGGGACCCCGTTGGTCTTCCGGAAGACTACCTTGCTCTCCTGGCTCCTGCACGGCAGGCGTTTGTCCCAGAGAAGCAGCGCACCGTCAGTCACGGTGGCGTGTCGGTCGAAGAGCTCATCGTCCCTCTGGTTCAAATCGAGAGGAATGGCGAATGAGAACGAGTAGATTCTCTCAGATTGGTCTTGACCGCCTCGTTCGTCTTGCTTGGCTTGAGAAAGTCGCGTCTCTTGCGTTGGCCGGGAACGACGTTAAGACCATTAAGGCGATTTTGCAGGAAGAACTGAAGGAATCGTTTCGGTCTCAAAGAACTGATGTGCGTGGTTCGATAGATAAAACAATCACCATTCTTCTTAGGCTATGGCTGACAATTCCGACCGAACTCGAGATGTTACGTGAGGAGGGTCTCGGACAGATCAGGCGTCTTGCTCAACAAGATCACATTGCCGTCCATTGGGGCATGACGATGGCCGTTTATCCTTTCTGGTCGGCCGTAGCGACCCAGGTTGGGCGTCTTCTGAAACTGCAAGGCTCCGCATCTGCAACCCATGTCCAACGGCGCGTCCGTGAGCAATATGGAGAAAGGGAAACCGTTTCTCGGCGAACTCGTTATGTCTTGCGTTCGTACTTGGACTGGGGCGTGCTTCTGGAGACCGGTAAGAAGGGAATCTACACCGCAGGACCAGCGCTGGCCGTTGATGATTCCTGCTTGATCGCCTGGCTGATCGAAGCGTCCCTCCGTGCCCGCGCCAACGGTTCGGCCACACTGAAAGATCTGATCGATAGCCCAACCCTGTTCCCATTCCGGATCAAGCCGGTCCACGCCGAAAGCCTTAGAGCAGCTTGCCCCAGACTCGACATTATTCCGCGCGGACTGCATGACGACCTTGTCATGCTGCAAAAATAGATAACCAAAGGATATATGCCATAACACATATTCAAAGTCGAAGTTCAAGGCCTTGAAGTACAATTCCGGCTTTCCGGGGAAGTCCAGTTCGCTGGAGGATGACCGTAACTCCATACGCCAGTGCTTTCACTGGTGCAACAACGAACATCGACACTTAGGTATCGCTATGATGACGCCGAGGGACGTCCACACCGGCGAGGCTGATGATATCACATGGAAAAGACAGGAAACTATGAATGCCAAATATGACCGTCACCCGGAACGATTCGTCAAAGGTCAGCGTAAACTCAACTCCCTATCTAGGGGGTATGGATCAACAAACCTGCAGCCGTTTGTCGAATCACAGAATTGTCTCGTTTCTATTGACGAGTTCCACACCTAGAAAAATCATCAGATGACAGGGCGGCTCGGGATATGTACACTGTTGGTGGACATAAAACGAGCCGCCGCTTGAGTAAGGAGACAGTTGTGAAGGATAAGCGGGCTTCGAAGGAAAGAGATGCAGCCAGTGATTTCATAGGCATCAGCAGGGATGCGCGACGAATCAGACTGGAGATCAAGATGTGGGCAAATTCGCCCAACCCGATTCTCATTACGGGGGAGACCGGTACCGGGAAGGAACTGATTGCCAGGGCTCTGCATAAGAGCTCGAATCGAAGTGAACGGCCCTTGGAGATCTTCAACTGCAATGAGTTCGGTGGAGACATATCGAGAATAAGAAGCGATCTGTTCGGACATTGCAAGGGTGCATATACGGGAGCCCATACCGACAGGCAAGGTCTACTGGAAAGAGCCCGAGAAGGAACTGTGTTCCTTGATGAGATCGGCGATTTGCCCGATGAGGTTCAGGGTGTGCTTCTTCGCGTGATCGAATACGGAGAGTACTGCCGGTTAGGAGACAATGCTGCCAGAAGATTCAAAGGCCGGCTTGTAGCTGCTACCAACAAAGTCAATCTACCCTCTGCTAACCTCAGACAGGATCTCTACCATCGGTTCACTCATCGCATACACGTTCCTCCCCTCAGAGAACGGTTGGCAGATATTGTGCCGCTATTCATACACTTCGTTGAGAGAGAATCGATATCGGATCCCCCTATCGATTCAGTGGAGTTCCAGATAGCACATCAGCTTCTAGTCTACCCATGGCCGGGCAACGTCAGGGATTTGATCAACAGGACTCGGGAGTACCTCGCCCAGAGGGCTCCGCTCAGCTCACGGAAGGACGAGTATTTCCGGTATACCTGCAACTGGCTCTTCAAACCACTGGACGAACACGACCTGTCGTACTTCACTTCGTGTTTTGCTGGCGAATGGATTGATCATGACGAAATCAAGTTCCCTCCAGACGTTACACTGAAGTATATCCATCGTGAAATACCACTGCAGTATCTCATGTGGGCGAGCCAACATGCCGTAGAACTCGCCAACGAAAAGGTTCCAAGCTGGGTGACCGCTTTCTTTGCTTCTGTCCTGAAGGAGTTCGAGGAAGAGTTCATTCATCGGGTGAATAACCTGCCTCCTTCATCAGACGAGAAGCGGATTTGGACTGAGAGGCTGCAGGAGTTACCGCGCAGAGGAGGAGTTCAACCCTCGTGCTTCTCCTCCAGGCTTCGACGTGAGATAGGCAACAAGAGGAAGTTCACCCTATTTCATCCTCAGTGGGAACGAACCGAATTCAGAGACGAAATTCAAGAGCAAGATCGACCCCCGTCAGCGACGGTTACCTTGGCATCGCTCAAAGCAGAGGAAGAGGAGCGGACAACACAAAGGATTTGGGACGCCTTTATTGAGCACGACAGGAACGTCACTCGCACGGCTGAAGCCCTATCAGCTGACCGTTCGACTATCCAACGCTATATCAGGAAGTACAAGGATTTACACAGAAACGATAAATAGACTCGGCAAGTGCGCCTCGTCAAGTCAGCACCGTGGATTGTGAAGCATCCCGCCGGCCTCACATCGAGCAGCGTAGTGCAGTGCGGACGCCTCACTCCGAAGGCAAACCGGCGCCGAGTTGTATGACAACAATCCTCCCCCATGATGCCTATCCGTCTATTCTATAAAGACTAACAGGTGCTGGCACGCGGTTGTTGCGGTGCGGCGCGGATGCCTCACCGCTCTGCTGCAAGAACCACCCTATAATAGCTAACCACTTATCCCGCATTTGATTCGGACATGCTGGCATGAGCCTTGCGTTACTGCAGCCATGTAACCGGCACCGGCAGCTAGGTGCGACAGGAGAAGAGCATGGGCGGTAACCCGATCGCAGTGAGAAATCATAGCGTGAGTCACCACTATCCGAGAAGCCCGAAGCGTAATTCACTCGAAATCGCACTCCTGGAGATTACCATCGCGCGACTCAATCCCTTGATCGATCCTCTGACCGACCTGCTCGTCCGCGAGAGGATCAGAGAGATGGAGCATGTGCACTCGCAGGACGAGACTATTGTACGCAATAAGAAAGAGCAACTCAAGGCCAGCATGGCTGAGGATCGATTGCAATGTCGACCCTGAACCCTGCAGTCTCACAGATCATACGTGACCGATTCGGTATTGATGCCCAACCTGGTAGGAAGACCATATGTCCATTCTGCGGTCACCAGACTCTCTCCGTCAAACGAGACGACACACTTGCCAAGTGTTTTTACCCCACCTGCGGGAGATTCATCACTGACAGTAGTCCGAAAGGAAGCCAGATTGCTGAGTTGCACGGTATACTGGAATCTATCTACCTGGATTGGCACAGTGAATTATCGCGGCTGTCAAAGCAGTCAGGTCGCAACGCGTATTCGTATCTCTATGACGAACGCAGAATGCACCCTCAGGTCGTGTCTGACTCTATGCTCGGAGCTGTTCCTGTAGCGTACGATGCGGAGTCAAGATTCAATGCTCGAATAAGTGAGATCGAGACCGAAGCCAGTGAAGGAAACGCGGATCCGTCAAAGCAACATAGGACAAGCACTGACAGCCCCGAAACGAGAGTCAGCTACCTCAAAACAGCAAGAAAGAAACTCCTCAATTGTTTGAAAGGCACGGCGGGCTGGCTAGCCTTCTTCCACACCGACGCATATCACCGAATCGTTTCTATCAGGTTTCGCAGGCTATACGCGAAAGATGTTTACTTCTTCAAACCACACGCCGACGTAAACGGCCTATTCGGTCACGGGCTGTTCCATCCCAACCAGTCTCATGAATCGCTAGCGAAAGACCTCCCACTTCTTGTGACTGAGGGCGAATTCAACCAGCTGCAGCTGCAGTCGCTCTGTGTACGCATCAACGAAGCTTCAGGCCAGGAACCGGATTATGTCAATGCCTGCGCTGTTGGCGGCGTTGATAACGCCGATTACGAGACAATAGCCCGAGTTTCCAAGAAACCTGTCTTCTGCTATGACAATGATGAGAATCAGGCAGGGTTCGCTCTTGTCACGAAAGCTCAACGAACCATGCATGTGGCTGCTTTCACTACACCCGAGATCGAATCTGATCTTGACAGCTTCATCCGATCCTTCGGAGACAGTCATCAAGAGGCGTGGGGAGTACTGCAGGAGCTCGTCAGCAGCCGGAAGCAGTATGAAAGGGGCTTCGATTCAATCAGACAAGAGATAAAAGACCTCAGATACAAGAGGAAGAAAGCGTTTCATCTCAATGCCGACGTAGCCAATGCGATAATCGGCGATCTGAGGGAAAGAGGAGAGTTCTACAATGACGGTTTCAGGTCATATGTTTTTCTGAATGCCAGGAAAGAGTTGATTCCTGTAGACCGCGATGAAACTCAGTTCGCACTTCTGCTCGACGAATACGGCATTAACAGAGCGGACACGCTCTTCAAGTGGATCTTCGAAGCACTGGGTGTCGAAGGTGTGAAGAACGGGCAGAAGACTGAGATCAGGAGATTCGCGTACTACGACAAGCGTGCACATACTGTATACGTCACCGATTTCGCCAATCAGATGTATAGGATTACACCGGAGAGAATCGATCTGGTCGACAATGGCACTGAAGGAGTTCTGTTTGTTACGGATCCGTTGGCCGAGCCATATGAGATTCACGACAGAGAGTCCGCTGAATCGTTCTTGGACAAGCACCTGATATCCAGGGTCAATCTCTGTTCCGACAGGCTGAGCCCAGACCAACGGCGACTTCTACTGCTTCTTTGGATAGTTTCCATCTTCTTTGAGTCTATTATGCCCACCAAGGCAATCCTTGTATTCATAGGCGAGAGAGGGTCCGGCAAGTCCACAGCGTGTAGACTACTCGGCAAGATCCTGTTCGGGTCGAAGTTTGACGTGATCCCGATGCCACCAAAGGAAGATGATTTCGACACAGCTGCGACTAATGCCACCTACCTAGTGGTGGACAATGCCGACACGAGGAAAGCCTGGTTTCTAGACAAGCTTGCTGTGGCAGCCACTGGAGGATCCACTCAGAAGCGTCAGCTTTATACTGACAACCGGATCGCGCGATTCCCACTCAAGTGCTACATCTCAGTCACATCCAGGGAACCCCGTTTCAGAAGGGACGATGTCGCCTCACGACTCCTGCTCATGAAGGTTGATAGGCTCGGAGACCAGATTGTCAGTGAATCAGACCTCAGGGACGAGATTCTATCGATTAGAAATCAGTTAATGACTGAAATCCTATACTTCGTCCAGGACGCTCTAAAAGGGCTGAGAGAAAACTCGAAGCTGAAAGTCACTTCGTCATTCCGAATGGCCGATTTCGCCAGCTTCGCAATCAGAATTGCCGAGTTCGGGGGGATCAGAGACGAAATTGAAACGATTCTCAGGTTGACTGAAGGTGAGCAAAGTGACTTCACGATTGAAGATGACCCGATAGTCGACCTGTTGAAGGAATGGACCAAGGAAAACATAACGGAAGAAATCACGGCAACCCAGCTGTGCGTTGAACTAGCCAAGATTGCTGAGGATAAGAACATCGGATTCTACTACAAGGGTAAAGAACGAGCGTTCGCCCAGAAGTTCAGACACCTGGTATCAGATCTGGGTGAGCAGTTCGAAATCGCTCACAGGATGGTACACGGAGGCAGGAGACTCTATACGATCAAGCTGAAGATCGAGACAGCGTGATGAATGGACATTTCACCACATTTAACCACCCTTTTAACCGGCATAACCGATTGTTGTACATTGTATTAGATGGCACTGGTGACAAGGGTTAAATGTTATCCTCTACTTTGGAGAAAGAGAAAAGAAAGAGATATGAGAATGAAGAGGAAGAAGGAAGAAAGAAATCCCGGTTTTCTTTTCACCACTTCACCAAGTCGTTGCAATCGCTTGTCTCACAGAAACCTTCGATGGTTAAATGTCTGGTTAAATGTCGGTGAAAAGTGGAGGGTGGTCGACGAGTGGACCTGTTTGAACTGATGGGGAGATACTGTGGTAGGGAAGATGCAGTTGACCCAGCCAAGGCGACTGCGCTTCCTGAAAACCTCAGGGAAGAATGTGAGGAGCGTGCAGCAATCATGGAATACGACGGTGGACTGTCAAGAGAAGAAGCTGATTCCCGAGCCTTACGGCTGACACTTACCAAAGCTGCAGGATATCGGTGAAATGAGATTGTGGCGGGAGACAGTTTAATGAGTTCGAAGAAACAGAGGGATATCAAGTGAACAGCTTCGGGTTCTTAAGACATCTGCTGACTTATTCAGCAAGAGGGGCGCTCTGCTCGCATGTGAGTCCCAGAAAGACGAGGTCTGCGCCAGAATTCGCTTGATAGGTGCGACATTTGTGGCACTGTGTTAGTTGGTGGAAGCTTAAGATGAAGGATTGCAGGAACATAGGACGGTTCGGGAAGATTGGGAGCCTGACTGAAGGTGGTGACGAGTAACATGCGATGCGCCATGTATGCCAGGTACTCCAGCGATATGCAGAAGCAGACCTCTATCGACGATCAGATTCGGGAATGCAGGCAGTTTATCTCTCACAAAGGGTGGCAGGTATGCGAGGATCATATCTACTCCGATAAGGCGGTCAGTGGAGCCGAAGTCAATAGACCAGGGTACACGAACCTCAAGAAGTACGCATTCGGCAGGCAGTTTGATTGTGTCGTCGTCGACGATCTTTCTCGGCTCGGCAGGGACGCAGGCGAATCCATCCATATATTTCAGGAGCTCACAGCGTTCGGAATCGGCATTGCCTCCGTATCTGACGGGATCGAAACACTATCTCAGTCTGCCAAGATTCCCTACTATTTCAAGAGCATCGCAAACGAGCTCTTCCTTGATGAACTGAAGGCTAAGATCGTTCGTGGAATGAAGGGACAGGTCGAGCGAGGCTACTCCGCTGGCGGTCGAGTGTATGGCTATGACGCCGTTCCAGACTTGTTCGAGAATGGAG from Candidatus Zixiibacteriota bacterium includes the following:
- a CDS encoding DEAD/DEAH box helicase, which gives rise to MADWYYSPDHGQLCQVIEAQTLWGETTCRVWLPGRDSVVRIPASRLKPIESAGTTSPENIAYIAAAARVADALTQDVLLAPIESSVIPLPHQIRALSRAIANDRVRYLLADEVGLGKTIEAGLIMRELKLRGLVKRTLVIAPKGLVSQWVSEMRFHFGETFQLVLPEDIKTLKRIVPVTGTGNGEKGNHDPEVLPANAWQMFSQVVVPMDSVKPLDKRRGWSAAQVSEHNRERFEDLISAGWDLVIVDEAHRLGGGTDQVARFKLGQGLSEAAPYFLMLSATPHQGKTDAFHRLVSLIDAQEFPDISSVTRERVQPHVIRTEKRRAIDANGNPLFKPRHTQLAPVSWEERHRSQQLLYEAVTEYVREGYNQAMREKRSYIGFLMILMQRLVVSSTSAIRTTLERRLEALAAPQEQLTLFPLTSEEEWADLDGQEQIDVLLRTRLKALKNERAEVKLLLEAAARCEQIGPDAKAEALLDWLYRLQSEEGDPELKTLVFTEFVPTQEMLRRFLAERGFPVVCLNGSMDMEERKRVQEAFAKEARILISTEAGGEGLNLQFCHVVINYDIPWNPMRLEQRIGRVDRIGQTHAVRAVNFVFEDSVEHRVREVLEQKLAVIFEEFGIDKTGDVLDSAQAGHMFDEMYVEAILNPEKVEDSVESVVARLQEQARDARTTASVLGATEDLEPGEAQRLLTHPLPHWVERMTVSYLKAHGGQAERRSQSWNLTWPDGETYENVVFTGKEAERLPAARHLTLEEPKVRGLAMRLPRFAPGQPVPIVSIPGLSVEVQGVWSLWRIAIATMEWNRRRIMPLFLADNGMVYMPTARHVWDQLLAASTQVRSVLDTEVSHAAFTKLQNAAEEHGKPIYEALVQEHRGRIAREREKANYAFAARRRTVERIGLPQVRNYRLNLLAQEERSFQEQLDQKAHAYPEMVPLLVIRVEGGGHE
- the pglZ gene encoding BREX-3 system phosphatase PglZ produces the protein MSSWRDQILKEFTPKVARLTLVADPDGLLLEEGILEGVRERGFELIPFEDHIAFRYAYESKFRSRWDRGEHTDLVVVLRSQASDLSGLPFDLLQAGRRLSFNLGDIFPNLSYPVVTALDRGDLDALYEAQKRHAPGQLGDNATKEFVLRHVFEIAPELIKQPSDLLRVLLRRHYRGQRIPAALDERFIELLRQNSQFDEWPLEKLVADREAFFTFLQERWPIFLDREAAKGTSGVREDENPYGLSIEGPVELPFDHHDIRVYIDNLFVEGLLHSIPHEHADTLSRAWVGIGVRTAPMEDRSRRLGKLIDSLQASIPAEDAKHTDWFHFARGWAETILLANEQAEAIPEPTGERIKNLQAQVDAGFAGWLLKRYAGLINLPPVPPVMLHHLPRFLARQMGEDRNSKIALIVVDGLAMDQWLVIRGALASKKPGFRFCDQAVFAWIPTLTSVSRQAAFAGKPPIYFPNSIYTTDKEPALWIQFWVDRGLTPNEVVYIKGLGDGGLEAVSEALSHPKARVAGMVVDKVDKIMHGMEMGTAGMHNQVGQWVKQPYLNTLLDLLLDRGFRVYLTSDHGNIEAEGCGRPAEGAVADLRGERVRVYPDVALRRKVKEQFPSALEWDPVGLPEDYLALLAPARQAFVPEKQRTVSHGGVSVEELIVPLVQIERNGE
- a CDS encoding sigma 54-interacting transcriptional regulator; amino-acid sequence: MKDKRASKERDAASDFIGISRDARRIRLEIKMWANSPNPILITGETGTGKELIARALHKSSNRSERPLEIFNCNEFGGDISRIRSDLFGHCKGAYTGAHTDRQGLLERAREGTVFLDEIGDLPDEVQGVLLRVIEYGEYCRLGDNAARRFKGRLVAATNKVNLPSANLRQDLYHRFTHRIHVPPLRERLADIVPLFIHFVERESISDPPIDSVEFQIAHQLLVYPWPGNVRDLINRTREYLAQRAPLSSRKDEYFRYTCNWLFKPLDEHDLSYFTSCFAGEWIDHDEIKFPPDVTLKYIHREIPLQYLMWASQHAVELANEKVPSWVTAFFASVLKEFEEEFIHRVNNLPPSSDEKRIWTERLQELPRRGGVQPSCFSSRLRREIGNKRKFTLFHPQWERTEFRDEIQEQDRPPSATVTLASLKAEEEERTTQRIWDAFIEHDRNVTRTAEALSADRSTIQRYIRKYKDLHRNDK
- a CDS encoding ATP-binding protein, encoding MSTLNPAVSQIIRDRFGIDAQPGRKTICPFCGHQTLSVKRDDTLAKCFYPTCGRFITDSSPKGSQIAELHGILESIYLDWHSELSRLSKQSGRNAYSYLYDERRMHPQVVSDSMLGAVPVAYDAESRFNARISEIETEASEGNADPSKQHRTSTDSPETRVSYLKTARKKLLNCLKGTAGWLAFFHTDAYHRIVSIRFRRLYAKDVYFFKPHADVNGLFGHGLFHPNQSHESLAKDLPLLVTEGEFNQLQLQSLCVRINEASGQEPDYVNACAVGGVDNADYETIARVSKKPVFCYDNDENQAGFALVTKAQRTMHVAAFTTPEIESDLDSFIRSFGDSHQEAWGVLQELVSSRKQYERGFDSIRQEIKDLRYKRKKAFHLNADVANAIIGDLRERGEFYNDGFRSYVFLNARKELIPVDRDETQFALLLDEYGINRADTLFKWIFEALGVEGVKNGQKTEIRRFAYYDKRAHTVYVTDFANQMYRITPERIDLVDNGTEGVLFVTDPLAEPYEIHDRESAESFLDKHLISRVNLCSDRLSPDQRRLLLLLWIVSIFFESIMPTKAILVFIGERGSGKSTACRLLGKILFGSKFDVIPMPPKEDDFDTAATNATYLVVDNADTRKAWFLDKLAVAATGGSTQKRQLYTDNRIARFPLKCYISVTSREPRFRRDDVASRLLLMKVDRLGDQIVSESDLRDEILSIRNQLMTEILYFVQDALKGLRENSKLKVTSSFRMADFASFAIRIAEFGGIRDEIETILRLTEGEQSDFTIEDDPIVDLLKEWTKENITEEITATQLCVELAKIAEDKNIGFYYKGKERAFAQKFRHLVSDLGEQFEIAHRMVHGGRRLYTIKLKIETA